The Candidatus Baltobacteraceae bacterium DNA window CCCATCAGGAGATGACCCGAGAGCTGTAACGAAAAAGCAAAGCCCCCGCCGAAGCGGGGGCTTTGCTGCTCCGATGCGCCGATGCGCTTAGAGCTTGACCTGGACCTCGAAGTAGGCTTGGAACGGTAGGAGTCCGCTATAGGGGGCGAACGGGTAGTTGTATGCCGGAGCATACGTACCGCCGCCGTTTGCGGCATCGTGTCCGTTGGCTCCGTAGAAGAAGCCGCCGCCGAAGCCGGGTTGACCGTTTTGCGGCCCGATGTAGGTGGTGTTGCCCGTACCGAGCGGATTACTCGAGTACCCGCAAACAACGCTGTTTGCCGGGAACGCGTTCGCCCATGCGGCCTTCGTACCGCCGAAGCAACGGTTGACCAAGTTGGTCAGGGTGAGGTTGGCGGTAATCTTCGGAGAGACTTCATACTTGATGAACGCTCCGATGTTGAGCTGCCACGGTTCCTGATACTGCCCGACCGAATCCATTTTGCCACTATAGGGATTCGGAATCGCGAGGAAACCGCTCTGAACGAACGGCGACGCGGAGCACGTCAGGAAGTCAGGGTTTTGCGCGTACGCGGAGCCTGCCGGGAGAACGGGCGCACCGTTCGCTCCGGTTGCTGCGCCTTGGTTTTGCGCACAAGCGCGCGGATCGACGCCATACGTGTCGGTCGGCGAGCCGTAATAGGTGCCCGCGATCAACTCCGCGTTCGGTGCGATCGAGAGGCGACCGTGCTTGTATTGCAGGTATGCAGAGAACGAATTCGGCGCGATGGCGGACGTACCGCCTTGGTCGGTCGGATCGTTCGGCGGCTCGTTCGGATACGTATAGTAGTAGGCGTTCCGATCGAGCAGTGACTGTTGGCCTTCGTTGTAATACGGGTTAGCGATGACGGCTCCCGGCGCTGCTGCATCGGTGCAGGTCGGGTTTGGAAGGCCGTTCTCATAGCACGGCGCGCCGCCGCCGGCCTTCGTCAAACCGTTGAACGCTTTGACGTAGTTGTTCAGGTAGTCGATGCCGTTCGTGCCGTTGGGGAGGTTACCGTACTTGACCTTCGCAGTCGTATACGTATACGCCAACTGTCCGGACCAACCGTCACGTGACGGATCGCCCTTTTGGATGGCGAGCTCGACGCCCGAACTCTTCTGCGTTCCGACGTTGACGCCGGAGACGAAGCCGGGGCCGAGAACCAACGAGACGATCTCGTTCTGCGTATACCGATAGAATGGCGAGACCTTTGCCGTCATATCGGAGTGCGCGAAGTGGTGCTCGATCGAAAAGTCGACGTTGTTCGACGTTTGGACCGGATTGTTGTGTGCAGGCGTGTTGAAGCCTAATCCCCAGAATTGGG harbors:
- a CDS encoding TonB-dependent receptor yields the protein PGGQGTYNSVVPKFSSAALQDEFKPTDKLDLNFGLRFENYTYQLANTNTPEFNFWFNEGAQVNCYDPATGQPQLTPLAPGQPVPPNPVQTNPGQSCPVAASGQLGVHPTGGKGPDAGALSYSAASPTSFSHTLFSPRISGTYTLNPDTVLRFSAGRYTQPTETAFEQYADASGKRAAAFNFAQFWGLGFNTPAHNNPVQTSNNVDFSIEHHFAHSDMTAKVSPFYRYTQNEIVSLVLGPGFVSGVNVGTQKSSGVELAIQKGDPSRDGWSGQLAYTYTTAKVKYGNLPNGTNGIDYLNNYVKAFNGLTKAGGGAPCYENGLPNPTCTDAAAPGAVIANPYYNEGQQSLLDRNAYYYTYPNEPPNDPTDQGGTSAIAPNSFSAYLQYKHGRLSIAPNAELIAGTYYGSPTDTYGVDPRACAQNQGAATGANGAPVLPAGSAYAQNPDFLTCSASPFVQSGFLAIPNPYSGKMDSVGQYQEPWQLNIGAFIKYEVSPKITANLTLTNLVNRCFGGTKAAWANAFPANSVVCGYSSNPLGTGNTTYIGPQNGQPGFGGGFFYGANGHDAANGGGTYAPAYNYPFAPYSGLLPFQAYFEVQVKL